From the genome of Flavobacterium ovatum, one region includes:
- a CDS encoding family 43 glycosylhydrolase: MKNLTLAAACGALLALTSCSTTKTKTADGFPFILPTEKPNRVLSKALERNYDNYMGPTPESNELYSQFRYTELKGLDYSNHDGTITRRDPSKVIFANGKYYVWYTHRQTPTPPQGADKSTDVIPSADWDLSDIWYATSEDGFTWKEQGVAVPRPPKPEVGWRSVATSDILVYKGKYYLYYQGFMQTSGKRGDDCPVAVSYADSPDGPWTPYNKIVIPNGKEGEWDQFSIHDPYPLVHNGKIYLYYKSDFNQKPNLVRMQGLAIADNPLGPFTKNPTNPVMNSGHETTMFPFKEGIAALVIRDGNEHFTVQYAKDGINFDIAAITTLMPDAAGPYIPDAFTDTKDGRGITWGISHVTNIGNRETNHALLVRFDCDLSQDLHDPEMKRTNINYKPEFLYTHGLNGNQKKRIAEENQKVKNSK, translated from the coding sequence ATGAAAAATCTAACACTAGCAGCAGCTTGTGGTGCTTTACTAGCGCTTACTTCCTGCTCAACAACCAAAACCAAAACAGCAGACGGTTTTCCGTTTATTCTCCCAACAGAGAAACCCAATAGAGTACTAAGCAAAGCCTTAGAACGAAATTATGATAATTACATGGGCCCAACTCCAGAGTCCAACGAGTTGTATTCCCAATTTAGATACACCGAATTAAAAGGACTAGATTACAGCAACCACGACGGAACAATTACCCGCCGTGATCCTTCCAAAGTGATTTTTGCCAACGGAAAATATTACGTTTGGTACACCCATAGGCAAACCCCAACGCCACCGCAAGGAGCTGATAAATCTACAGATGTTATTCCGTCTGCAGATTGGGATTTATCCGATATATGGTACGCAACGAGCGAAGATGGTTTTACTTGGAAAGAGCAAGGTGTTGCCGTGCCTCGTCCTCCAAAACCCGAAGTGGGATGGCGTTCTGTAGCTACTTCTGATATTTTGGTTTACAAAGGAAAATACTATTTGTACTACCAAGGTTTTATGCAAACCAGTGGAAAACGTGGCGATGACTGCCCTGTAGCGGTTTCCTACGCCGATTCACCTGATGGGCCATGGACACCCTACAACAAAATCGTTATTCCAAATGGTAAAGAAGGCGAATGGGACCAATTTTCCATCCACGATCCATATCCCTTGGTGCACAACGGAAAAATATACTTGTATTACAAATCCGATTTTAACCAAAAACCAAATCTAGTGCGCATGCAAGGACTTGCAATTGCCGATAATCCACTTGGACCCTTTACCAAAAACCCAACCAATCCAGTCATGAATTCTGGTCACGAAACGACTATGTTTCCGTTTAAAGAAGGTATAGCAGCGCTTGTGATTCGTGATGGAAATGAGCATTTTACGGTACAATACGCCAAAGACGGAATCAATTTTGACATTGCTGCCATCACCACATTGATGCCAGACGCCGCCGGACCGTATATTCCAGATGCATTTACCGATACCAAAGATGGTCGCGGTATCACTTGGGGAATCTCGCATGTTACCAATATTGGCAATCGAGAAACCAATCACGCGCTTCTCGTTCGTTTTGATTGCGATCTAAGCCAAGACCTACATGATCCCGAAATGAAACGCACAAACATCAATTACAAACCCGAATTTCTATACACGCACGGCCTAAACGGAAATCAGAAAAAGCGAATTGCCGAAGAAAACCAAAAAGTAAAGAATTCTAAATAA
- a CDS encoding FAD-dependent oxidoreductase, translating into MEKNIKMYGAEWCPDCRRTKEFFTKNNIDFEYVNIDITPEASQLVEGYNKGKRIIPTVLIDDVAFSNPQNYELAQQLGINKQGRIKLFGADWCPDCRRAKRFLQDNQVNFEFIDVENMDGASEFVMKVNNGKRIIPTILFNDKAYSNPDNAKLTSLLEIDQVADTRVYDLLIVGGGAAGLTTSIYAQRDRFDSIILEKKNIGGNAFITKKIENYPGFKEVSGPDLMDRMADQAETLGAKIETGEEIVNIEKTETFFKVGTKMQEYRAKSIVISTGSTYRTLGIDGEQELIGSGIHFCATCDGAFYRDKEVIVIGGGNSALEEGMFLASFCKKVSIIHRSEKFSANEVYTEKLDSFPNIEIFLNITPKAFIPNESGSFEKLVYTDNETKKEAEIKADGVFVFIGLIPNTKPFEGLINLSQSGHILTKGLNQTNVPGIFAAGDCRFGAIAQVAAATGEGVVASYGIKEYLKK; encoded by the coding sequence ATGGAAAAAAATATTAAAATGTACGGTGCTGAATGGTGTCCAGATTGCAGAAGAACCAAAGAATTTTTCACTAAAAACAACATAGATTTTGAATATGTCAATATTGACATCACTCCCGAAGCTTCTCAATTGGTAGAAGGTTATAATAAAGGCAAAAGAATCATTCCAACGGTCTTAATTGATGATGTGGCTTTTAGTAATCCTCAAAACTATGAATTAGCACAGCAGTTAGGAATAAATAAACAAGGACGCATTAAATTGTTTGGCGCAGATTGGTGTCCTGATTGCCGAAGAGCCAAACGTTTTTTACAAGACAATCAAGTTAACTTTGAATTTATCGATGTAGAAAATATGGATGGAGCAAGTGAATTTGTGATGAAGGTAAACAATGGAAAAAGAATTATCCCAACCATTTTGTTCAATGACAAAGCCTATTCCAATCCTGATAATGCGAAACTTACCTCCTTATTGGAAATAGATCAAGTGGCCGATACTAGAGTTTACGATCTGCTTATCGTGGGTGGTGGTGCGGCGGGACTTACAACATCTATCTACGCACAAAGAGATCGATTTGACAGTATCATACTCGAAAAGAAAAATATTGGTGGTAATGCTTTTATAACTAAAAAGATAGAAAACTACCCTGGATTTAAAGAAGTTTCAGGTCCTGACTTAATGGATAGAATGGCTGATCAAGCCGAAACGCTAGGTGCCAAAATAGAAACTGGTGAAGAAATAGTCAATATCGAAAAGACAGAAACTTTTTTTAAGGTTGGTACCAAAATGCAAGAATATCGTGCCAAATCAATTGTCATAAGTACGGGCAGTACCTATAGAACTCTTGGTATTGATGGTGAACAGGAACTGATAGGCTCTGGTATTCACTTTTGTGCTACTTGTGATGGTGCTTTTTACAGAGACAAAGAAGTAATCGTGATCGGTGGCGGAAATAGCGCTCTAGAAGAAGGAATGTTTCTGGCCAGTTTTTGTAAAAAAGTGAGCATCATTCATCGAAGTGAAAAATTTTCAGCTAATGAAGTCTATACAGAGAAGTTAGACTCCTTTCCAAACATTGAAATCTTTTTAAATATAACACCCAAAGCATTTATTCCAAATGAATCAGGAAGTTTTGAAAAATTGGTTTACACTGATAATGAAACTAAAAAGGAAGCGGAAATAAAAGCTGATGGCGTTTTTGTGTTCATTGGATTAATCCCAAACACGAAACCTTTTGAAGGATTGATCAATCTTTCTCAAAGCGGACATATCCTCACCAAAGGGTTAAACCAAACCAATGTCCCTGGAATATTTGCTGCAGGCGATTGTAGATTTGGAGCAATTGCACAAGTTGCGGCTGCAACAGGTGAAGGTGTTGTTGCTAGTTATGGAATCAAGGAATATTTAAAAAAATAA
- a CDS encoding DUF2911 domain-containing protein, which yields MNKSKFLITLASILVFLLSSNVQAQKFKALDASPMDAVAFPTSNKETNKSIKVIYSRPQLKGRELTSLAPNGKVWRTGANEAVSVTLYKDMKLGGKVVKAGEYSLFTIPGEKEWTIILNKDINVWGAYSYNESNDVVRISAPVSSGEALDALSMTFENDGTLFIGWGTTRVAVPFNR from the coding sequence ATGAACAAATCCAAATTCTTAATTACACTTGCTTCCATTTTAGTTTTTTTACTTAGTTCCAATGTGCAGGCTCAAAAATTTAAAGCTTTAGATGCAAGTCCAATGGATGCCGTTGCTTTTCCAACGAGTAACAAAGAAACCAATAAATCTATCAAAGTTATTTATAGCAGACCACAATTAAAAGGTAGAGAACTTACTAGTTTGGCTCCAAACGGAAAAGTTTGGCGTACTGGTGCAAATGAAGCTGTAAGTGTGACTTTGTATAAAGACATGAAATTGGGAGGTAAAGTAGTCAAAGCAGGGGAGTATTCCCTTTTTACCATTCCAGGCGAAAAAGAATGGACGATTATTTTAAACAAAGATATTAATGTTTGGGGAGCTTATAGTTATAACGAATCCAATGATGTTGTACGCATTTCAGCTCCTGTAAGTTCTGGAGAAGCCTTAGATGCTTTATCAATGACTTTTGAGAATGATGGAACTTTGTTTATTGGTTGGGGAACTACAAGAGTTGCTGTACCTTTTAATAGATAG
- a CDS encoding TonB-dependent receptor: MKFKHFILGVLFTLIMPAVMNAQTIKGVVNDENGQAMPFSNVVDNNTSNGVTTDANGKFEIKVKALPATLIAKYVGYQNKAIQVTSIAAAVVIKLDPNNSLDEVVITGNRAKTRTVLSSAVPIDKIYSEDLKSSGQVTFDKMLAYKIPSFNSSTQAVSDATAHFDPADLRGLGPSRTLVLVNGKRKNQSALVYINDTPGKGEVGTDMKSIPFSAIERVEVLRDGASSQYGSDAIAGVVNIILKKQTNFTEVSLTSGITSEGDGFNFGADLNSGFKFADKGFVNFNVSYLDQNKTNRPGTPGKDDLFEKYANDPQWGDYIKNNPSLGMNIGQPDTKMGALVFNVEYPLSDRTTLYAFGDINIRKGTSSALYRVPYWPDVSDPYNLLHAPGTTYNGFQPTFNTDVFDNLSSAGIKTNLLGFNADFSLTTGMNKVDYTVKNSLNVDLGAGSPTEFKAGGYTFSQLVANADFSRSFDKVTFGFGSEIRKEQYEARAGQVESYIGGGVQSFPGLQPSNALIKDRNNVGLYTTLDYDMTEAFLIGGSLRYENYSDFGDNFSWKVNSRYKLNSDIVVRASYSTGFRAPALHQIYLSNIQTLVSGNTISNQGTFNNVDPAVISLGVPKLHAEKSQNISTGITLRSGAHFSTSVDFYHIKVKDRVLFSGEVGFDKDTLSTNPVEQILLDNKVTSMKFFINAVNTVSRGVDIVMNYKNMEIGNGKLAINLASNISKTEIDGQIATPEILKANGYDIFNRKEQGRILSARPNTKVLLGLNYDINKLSVILNNNYFGKVTWQHAKDVSKDQTFKGKVITDFGFAYKFTSTISANVMVNNLLNIYPDEIDTKGDVITNLGGRFRYPWEVSQFGISGTTFTAGLNFKF, from the coding sequence ATGAAATTTAAACATTTTATTTTAGGCGTATTATTTACGTTAATAATGCCTGCGGTAATGAATGCCCAAACCATTAAAGGGGTCGTGAACGACGAAAACGGACAAGCTATGCCTTTTTCAAATGTGGTTGATAATAACACATCAAATGGGGTAACTACCGATGCAAATGGTAAATTTGAAATTAAAGTAAAAGCATTGCCTGCTACTTTAATTGCGAAATACGTTGGATACCAAAACAAAGCTATTCAGGTAACTAGCATTGCAGCAGCAGTTGTAATTAAATTAGATCCAAATAATAGTTTAGATGAAGTGGTTATAACAGGAAATAGAGCCAAAACACGTACCGTATTAAGTTCAGCAGTTCCAATTGACAAAATCTATTCTGAAGATCTTAAGTCAAGCGGACAAGTAACTTTTGATAAGATGTTAGCCTACAAAATACCTTCGTTTAATTCGAGCACTCAAGCTGTATCTGATGCTACAGCACATTTTGATCCTGCAGATTTACGTGGCTTAGGGCCAAGCCGTACGTTAGTTTTGGTAAACGGAAAAAGAAAGAATCAAAGCGCATTAGTGTATATTAATGATACTCCAGGAAAAGGTGAAGTAGGAACAGATATGAAAAGTATTCCGTTTTCAGCTATTGAAAGAGTCGAAGTATTACGTGATGGAGCATCTTCTCAGTATGGATCTGATGCGATTGCGGGTGTTGTAAACATCATTCTTAAAAAACAAACTAACTTTACAGAAGTGAGTCTTACTTCTGGAATTACTTCAGAAGGAGATGGATTTAATTTTGGCGCTGATTTGAACTCAGGGTTTAAATTTGCGGATAAAGGATTTGTAAACTTCAACGTTTCTTATTTAGATCAAAATAAAACCAATAGACCTGGGACTCCTGGTAAAGATGATTTATTCGAAAAATATGCAAATGATCCTCAGTGGGGAGATTATATAAAAAACAACCCAAGTTTAGGAATGAATATCGGTCAGCCAGATACTAAAATGGGTGCATTGGTTTTTAATGTAGAATACCCACTTTCAGATAGAACTACTCTTTATGCTTTTGGAGATATTAATATCAGAAAAGGAACAAGTTCAGCACTTTACAGAGTTCCTTACTGGCCTGATGTTTCAGATCCATATAATTTATTGCATGCTCCTGGAACTACTTATAACGGTTTTCAGCCTACATTTAATACAGATGTATTTGATAATTTGAGTAGTGCTGGTATAAAAACAAACTTGTTAGGATTTAATGCAGATTTCAGTTTAACTACTGGTATGAACAAAGTTGATTATACAGTAAAGAACTCTTTAAATGTTGATCTTGGCGCTGGTAGCCCAACAGAATTTAAAGCTGGTGGATACACTTTCAGCCAGTTAGTTGCAAATGCGGATTTCTCTAGAAGTTTTGATAAAGTAACTTTTGGTTTTGGATCAGAAATAAGAAAAGAGCAATATGAGGCAAGAGCGGGTCAAGTAGAATCTTATATTGGTGGAGGTGTACAATCTTTTCCTGGACTACAACCTTCAAATGCACTAATAAAAGACCGTAATAACGTTGGTCTTTATACGACTTTGGATTATGACATGACCGAAGCTTTCTTAATTGGGGGGTCATTACGATATGAAAACTACTCAGATTTTGGAGATAATTTCTCTTGGAAAGTAAATTCACGTTACAAACTTAACAGTGATATTGTGGTAAGAGCTTCTTATAGTACAGGATTTAGAGCGCCTGCTTTACACCAAATTTATTTGAGTAACATTCAAACGCTTGTTTCTGGAAATACAATTTCAAATCAAGGAACTTTCAATAATGTGGATCCTGCCGTTATAAGTTTAGGAGTTCCTAAATTGCATGCTGAAAAATCTCAAAATATTTCAACAGGAATTACATTGAGATCAGGTGCTCATTTTTCAACCTCAGTTGATTTCTACCATATCAAAGTTAAAGATCGTGTGTTATTCTCAGGGGAAGTTGGTTTTGATAAAGATACACTTAGTACAAACCCAGTGGAACAAATCTTACTAGATAACAAAGTTACAAGTATGAAATTCTTTATCAATGCCGTAAACACTGTTTCTAGAGGGGTAGATATTGTGATGAATTACAAAAATATGGAAATTGGAAACGGAAAATTAGCTATCAATTTAGCTTCAAATATATCTAAAACTGAGATTGATGGACAAATTGCAACTCCAGAAATCTTGAAAGCCAATGGATACGATATCTTCAACCGTAAAGAACAAGGAAGAATTTTAAGCGCAAGACCTAATACCAAAGTTTTGTTAGGGTTGAATTACGACATTAATAAATTGAGTGTTATTTTGAATAACAATTACTTCGGGAAAGTTACTTGGCAACATGCTAAAGATGTATCAAAAGATCAAACTTTCAAAGGTAAAGTAATCACTGATTTTGGTTTTGCATATAAATTTACTAGTACAATTTCTGCCAATGTAATGGTAAACAATCTATTGAATATCTATCCAGATGAGATTGATACCAAAGGAGATGTTATTACCAATTTAGGTGGTCGTTTTAGATATCCTTGGGAAGTCAGTCAGTTTGGTATCAGCGGTACTACTTTTACAGCAGGATTAAATTTCAAATTTTAA
- a CDS encoding alpha-L-fucosidase, translating into MNKISLKIIVLVFFSLLFLGFVPKPKVKTQQQLLEEFIDKRFGMFICYNIMSYGAQWGEANFDISKFNPQKLDCNQWADAAVSAGMKYGVLTTKHHEGFCLWDSKFTNYDVASTPYKKDIVQQYTDAFRAKGLAVGLYYSIWDSTAGIDKGTINTAKMKIIKGQITELLTNYGAIDYFVIDGWFWRMGHNEVPYQEIRALIRKLQPNCLITDHTHMQAPYHLDIPYFEGPFGAFPSENNTMASALGHCSVKGNGWFWDEKTPNGLFPKDGVDLIMDKLTTCESRYCNFMLNCMPNREGVLDPIFINLLKDLGLKWKPNTTRATLPNQGKIITNSLPIQSATATSGNANYLIDGTKEKINYYTWESDASFPQTITLDLGKSTKNIEVINIVPQHRSKPAPEIALSEGNITQCKVYTSCDNKNYKEVGTYNWESNNHYRNITFTKSKARYLKIEILAAIGSKAIITELEVGSIE; encoded by the coding sequence ATGAATAAAATTTCCTTAAAAATTATCGTATTAGTCTTTTTTTCGTTGTTATTTTTGGGCTTTGTTCCAAAACCAAAAGTAAAGACACAACAGCAGTTATTAGAAGAATTTATAGACAAGCGTTTCGGAATGTTTATTTGTTACAACATCATGTCTTACGGAGCGCAATGGGGCGAAGCCAATTTTGATATTTCAAAGTTCAATCCACAGAAATTAGATTGTAATCAATGGGCAGATGCGGCAGTTTCTGCTGGAATGAAATATGGTGTATTGACCACTAAACATCATGAAGGTTTTTGTTTATGGGACAGTAAATTCACAAATTATGATGTTGCCTCTACTCCTTATAAAAAAGATATTGTTCAGCAATATACAGACGCTTTTCGAGCCAAAGGATTGGCAGTAGGATTGTATTATTCCATATGGGACAGTACTGCTGGTATTGATAAAGGAACTATTAATACTGCAAAAATGAAAATCATAAAAGGTCAAATCACCGAATTATTAACCAATTACGGAGCGATTGATTATTTTGTCATTGATGGTTGGTTTTGGCGTATGGGACACAACGAAGTTCCTTACCAAGAAATAAGAGCATTGATTCGTAAATTACAACCCAATTGTTTGATTACCGATCACACTCATATGCAGGCGCCATATCATTTAGATATTCCTTATTTTGAAGGTCCTTTTGGAGCTTTTCCGTCTGAGAATAATACAATGGCATCAGCATTGGGACATTGTAGTGTAAAAGGAAATGGCTGGTTTTGGGATGAGAAAACTCCAAATGGTTTATTCCCAAAAGATGGAGTGGACTTAATTATGGATAAATTAACGACTTGTGAATCTCGTTATTGCAATTTCATGTTGAATTGTATGCCCAATCGTGAGGGTGTTCTAGATCCAATTTTTATCAATTTATTAAAGGATTTAGGTTTAAAATGGAAACCCAATACCACAAGAGCAACGTTACCCAACCAAGGAAAAATAATTACCAATTCATTGCCTATTCAATCTGCCACTGCTACTAGCGGAAATGCAAATTATTTGATTGATGGTACTAAAGAAAAAATTAATTATTACACTTGGGAATCTGATGCTAGTTTTCCGCAAACCATTACACTTGATTTAGGAAAAAGCACAAAAAATATTGAAGTCATTAATATTGTTCCGCAACATCGATCAAAACCTGCTCCAGAAATAGCTTTGTCAGAGGGGAATATTACCCAATGTAAAGTGTATACCAGTTGTGATAATAAGAACTATAAAGAAGTAGGGACTTATAATTGGGAATCAAACAACCACTATCGCAATATTACATTTACTAAATCCAAAGCTCGTTACTTAAAAATTGAGATTTTAGCAGCTATTGGTTCAAAAGCAATCATTACTGAACTAGAAGTTGGATCAATAGAATAG
- a CDS encoding DUF1801 domain-containing protein — protein MTPELHHYYLNKEEPNKSCLLALRTIILKQDNNITETRKYGMPCFCYKKKMFCYLWTDKKTDEPYILMVEGKYLDHPQLEQGDRSRMKILRVNPNADLDLKTIEDVLQIALNLYKTGIVKLKK, from the coding sequence ATGACTCCAGAACTTCATCATTATTACCTCAATAAGGAAGAGCCTAACAAGAGTTGTTTACTTGCTTTGCGAACGATTATTCTGAAGCAAGATAACAACATCACTGAAACTCGAAAGTATGGAATGCCTTGTTTTTGCTATAAAAAAAAGATGTTTTGCTATTTATGGACAGATAAAAAAACAGACGAACCTTATATTCTGATGGTAGAAGGAAAATACCTTGATCATCCACAACTAGAACAAGGAGACCGCTCTCGAATGAAAATTTTAAGAGTGAATCCTAATGCCGATTTGGACCTAAAAACTATTGAAGATGTGTTACAAATAGCCTTAAATCTTTACAAAACAGGTATTGTAAAACTCAAAAAATAG
- a CDS encoding sulfatase-like hydrolase/transferase, with protein MKFSKSYTLLLLVFNIGIVAAQNKNQKPNIIFLLTDDQTSISVGCYGNNQVQTPHMDGLAKEGVLFANHYNTTAICMASRVSILTGMYEYKTGVNFMHGDLTTDKLEKTYPVLLQNAGYFTGFAGKVGFEMTEAETDKIKDKLPLGYFDVWGGGPGQTFYQTAKNPTIAKYAKEYPHATRAYGAWAADFIKTATNQDKPFCMSISFKAPHLPFTTDKYFDYVYKGKTFTKPANYGEAFATYLPAQAKSGREYKDYSFWRDSEESYQTAISKYNQLIFEVDYTIGEIRKSLKQYGADENTIIIFTSDNGYSCGAHNLGGKELPYEEASKSPFIIYDPRAPKNEKGIKREAVTANIDIAPTILSYAGLPIPKNMDGENLLPLIKNPAGIKREFITLTNMWGNDEIQEMSVVSKDWKYIYWQYGSELMKPAEELYYVGKDRLELYNHSKDPVYLKKLSEMRTIYDQHYDHLAKNIVHYNDYEKYIVLFDRKANTASKKPFLTGTYDELAKKGTGNE; from the coding sequence ATGAAATTTTCAAAATCCTATACACTTCTTTTATTGGTTTTCAACATTGGAATCGTTGCTGCTCAAAATAAGAATCAAAAACCCAATATCATCTTTTTATTAACTGACGATCAAACTAGTATATCTGTGGGTTGTTATGGCAACAACCAAGTACAAACCCCACATATGGACGGATTGGCCAAAGAGGGCGTTCTCTTTGCCAATCACTACAATACAACAGCGATTTGCATGGCGAGTAGGGTAAGTATTTTAACTGGTATGTATGAGTACAAAACAGGAGTGAATTTTATGCACGGTGATTTAACCACCGATAAACTCGAAAAAACCTATCCCGTTTTACTACAAAATGCAGGTTATTTCACTGGTTTTGCAGGTAAAGTAGGTTTTGAAATGACAGAAGCTGAAACAGATAAAATTAAAGACAAACTACCACTCGGTTATTTTGACGTTTGGGGTGGTGGTCCTGGACAAACGTTTTATCAAACAGCCAAAAACCCTACCATTGCTAAATATGCAAAAGAATACCCTCATGCGACCCGTGCCTACGGTGCTTGGGCAGCTGACTTTATCAAAACAGCAACCAATCAAGACAAACCATTTTGCATGTCCATCAGTTTCAAAGCACCGCATCTTCCCTTTACAACCGATAAATATTTCGACTATGTCTACAAAGGAAAAACCTTCACAAAACCAGCAAATTACGGTGAAGCTTTCGCTACTTACTTACCCGCACAAGCCAAGTCTGGTCGTGAATACAAAGACTATAGCTTTTGGAGGGATTCTGAAGAATCGTACCAAACAGCTATAAGCAAGTACAATCAACTTATTTTTGAAGTGGATTATACCATTGGCGAAATTCGAAAATCGTTAAAACAATACGGTGCTGACGAAAATACCATAATCATTTTTACTAGTGACAACGGCTATAGCTGTGGGGCACACAATCTCGGAGGAAAAGAATTGCCTTATGAAGAAGCATCAAAATCCCCTTTTATAATCTATGATCCCCGTGCTCCAAAAAACGAAAAAGGAATCAAAAGAGAAGCCGTTACTGCCAACATTGACATCGCACCGACCATTTTATCATATGCTGGCTTACCGATTCCAAAAAACATGGATGGAGAAAATTTATTGCCCTTAATAAAAAATCCAGCAGGTATTAAACGCGAATTTATCACCCTGACCAATATGTGGGGTAATGACGAAATTCAAGAAATGTCTGTCGTTTCCAAAGATTGGAAATACATTTATTGGCAATATGGAAGTGAATTAATGAAACCTGCAGAAGAACTGTATTATGTAGGCAAAGACCGATTAGAATTATACAACCATTCGAAAGACCCAGTATATCTAAAAAAGCTATCCGAAATGAGAACGATCTATGACCAACACTATGACCATTTAGCCAAAAATATAGTGCATTACAACGATTATGAAAAGTACATTGTTTTGTTTGATCGAAAAGCCAACACTGCATCCAAAAAACCGTTTTTAACAGGGACCTATGATGAATTAGCCAAAAAAGGAACAGGGAATGAATAA
- a CDS encoding IS1182 family transposase: MLVQQQQIQFSEHSSLYDLIIPKDNLLRKINELIDFSFITDELIHTYCVNNGRMAESPIRMFKYLLLKTIYTVSDVDVVDRSRFDMSFKYFLDMTPEADVINPSSLTKFRKLRLKDTDLLNLLINKTVALAIEKGVIRSKSIIVDATHTLSRSNPFLAIDVLREHSKQLRKVVYSFDEQWKERMPEKNNENDLEKELAYSKELEKRLEEDPSVSLIPAVKEKLNLLKETIEDTQENLILSKDTDAKTGHKSAESSFFGYKTHLAMTEERIITAAVVTSGEKGDGPELPKLLEISQENGIEVDTIIGDGAYSGKENLKITSEQNIKVVARLNPSITQGFRKDEDKFDYNKDADRFVCPAGHMAIRKARGGTKDIGENQVDTYYFDVEKCKSCPLTEGCYKEGAKTKTYSVSIKSDLHQEQISFQETDYYKEKAKHRYKIEAKNSELKNAHGFDRAISYGINNMQMQGAMAIFTVNLKRIIKLM; encoded by the coding sequence ATGTTAGTTCAGCAACAACAAATTCAGTTCAGCGAGCATTCCTCGTTATATGATTTAATCATTCCTAAAGATAATCTTCTTCGAAAAATCAATGAATTAATTGATTTTTCATTTATCACCGATGAACTTATACATACCTATTGTGTAAATAATGGTCGTATGGCAGAAAGTCCTATTCGTATGTTCAAATATCTACTTTTGAAAACGATTTATACGGTCTCGGATGTTGATGTTGTTGATCGCTCTCGTTTTGACATGTCCTTTAAATATTTTTTGGATATGACACCCGAAGCCGATGTTATCAACCCAAGTTCATTGACAAAATTTAGAAAACTCCGCTTAAAAGACACCGATTTATTGAATTTATTGATTAACAAAACGGTAGCCTTAGCCATTGAAAAAGGTGTTATTCGTTCTAAATCTATAATAGTTGATGCCACACATACTTTATCAAGGTCAAATCCATTTTTAGCTATAGACGTACTGAGAGAACATTCCAAACAACTTCGTAAAGTGGTTTATTCATTTGATGAACAATGGAAAGAACGTATGCCAGAGAAGAACAACGAGAATGATTTAGAAAAGGAGTTGGCTTATAGCAAAGAGTTAGAGAAAAGACTAGAAGAAGATCCTTCGGTGAGTTTGATACCGGCCGTAAAAGAAAAACTCAACTTGCTAAAAGAAACCATCGAAGATACACAAGAAAATTTAATTTTATCAAAAGATACCGATGCCAAAACTGGGCATAAATCTGCCGAGAGTTCTTTCTTTGGCTACAAGACTCATTTAGCTATGACCGAAGAGCGCATCATAACAGCAGCCGTAGTAACATCGGGAGAAAAAGGAGATGGACCGGAGTTGCCAAAACTCTTAGAAATTAGTCAAGAAAATGGAATTGAGGTAGATACTATTATTGGCGATGGTGCCTATTCGGGGAAAGAAAATCTTAAAATCACAAGTGAGCAAAATATTAAAGTAGTGGCCAGACTAAACCCATCCATAACACAAGGATTTAGAAAAGACGAGGATAAATTTGATTACAATAAAGATGCCGATAGGTTTGTATGTCCTGCGGGTCATATGGCAATACGAAAAGCACGAGGTGGAACCAAAGATATCGGGGAAAATCAAGTCGACACTTACTATTTTGATGTTGAAAAATGTAAATCATGTCCTTTAACAGAAGGCTGTTATAAAGAGGGAGCAAAAACAAAAACATATTCGGTATCCATAAAATCAGATTTACATCAAGAGCAAATATCCTTTCAAGAAACAGACTATTACAAAGAAAAAGCAAAGCACCGATACAAAATAGAAGCGAAGAATAGTGAGTTAAAAAATGCACATGGTTTTGACAGAGCGATATCTTATGGCATAAACAATATGCAAATGCAAGGAGCAATGGCTATTTTTACAGTAAATTTAAAAAGAATCATAAAACTAATGTAG